The following are from one region of the Rhipicephalus microplus isolate Deutch F79 chromosome 1, USDA_Rmic, whole genome shotgun sequence genome:
- the LOC119178193 gene encoding uncharacterized protein LOC119178193 yields the protein MKTTVCVFVVMLAVTATYGAPRLPVNEDDHGDATAPYWKAKLGWILEQIGKFLQQSAASYSSEDGAATSQDITVGQIRKVAEVLNKAADAIEKGEKFELF from the exons ATGAAGAccactgtgtgtgttttcgtagTTATGCTTGCAGTTACTGCCACAT ATGGCGCCCCTAG GCTCCCTGTCAATGAAGACGACCATG GTGATGCAACCGCTCCTTACTGGAAGGCGAAGCTAGGCTGGATCCTCGAACAGATCGGCAAGTTCCTCCAACAGTCAGCTGCCTCTTACTCCTCCGAAGATGGCGCCGCCACGTCTCAAGATATAACCGTCGGGCAGATTAGGAAAGTAGCGGAGGTGCTCAACAAGGCTGCTGATGCCATCGAAAAGGGCGAGAAGTTTGAACTGTTTTGA